A window from Candidatus Margulisiibacteriota bacterium encodes these proteins:
- a CDS encoding GNAT family N-acetyltransferase encodes MTIGETNLNRRISAANNRPNLQYRPLYFSLNPRNTAKILQLINLVVQGHWEEPDLTGLLTKHADARRLSEVALLNNKVVGVALAYADEFAIRGKPVKCIFLRRLCVDEPLQRTGIGARLLRHIAERIGAAADYGPLYPIAWVTAQTNPKSIGFYTKAGFTLAETTVAPAGHRDNIYIATPLEIQLEIKARMGGMVRDLTAASAGID; translated from the coding sequence ATGACGATAGGAGAAACTAATCTTAACCGCCGAATTTCGGCCGCCAATAACAGGCCGAACTTGCAGTACCGGCCTTTATACTTTTCTCTAAATCCCCGGAATACCGCTAAGATCTTACAGCTGATCAATCTTGTCGTTCAGGGCCACTGGGAAGAGCCGGATTTAACCGGTCTCCTGACAAAACACGCGGACGCCCGGCGACTCAGCGAAGTGGCGCTTTTAAATAATAAAGTCGTCGGGGTTGCTTTAGCCTACGCCGATGAATTCGCCATTCGGGGAAAACCGGTCAAGTGCATCTTTTTAAGAAGGTTATGCGTTGACGAACCGCTGCAGCGCACCGGTATAGGCGCCCGCCTGCTCCGGCATATCGCGGAAAGGATCGGCGCCGCCGCCGATTATGGCCCGCTTTATCCGATCGCCTGGGTAACCGCTCAAACCAATCCAAAGAGCATCGGCTTTTACACCAAAGCCGGCTTTACTCTGGCAGAGACAACGGTCGCGCCGGCCGGTCACCGGGACAATATTTACATCGCTACTCCCCTGGAAATCCAACTGGAAATAAAAGCGAGAATGGGGGGAATGGTCCGCGACTTAACCGCCGCCTCCGCCGGGATCGATTGA
- the pheT gene encoding phenylalanine--tRNA ligase subunit beta: protein MRVPIEWLKELVTFRAGADQLAEMLTAGGLETVALPDEVLEIDVLPNRADAWSVRGIAREVSALTKFKIKSSKFKVKETFNKNIKGAVKVEVRDKDLCPRYMARVIENVKIGESPEWLKKRLELSGIRPINNVVDVTNYLLHELGQPMHAFDAALVKEQFIIVRRANPGEKVVTLDGKEHKLDKDVLVIADPDKAIAVAGTMGCANTEVSAATKTIILESACFDPISVHKTSKQIKTRTESSVRFEHGVDWHGVAEALDRGAALIAELARGDVLKGKIDTAGKPHKARALELRPERVNKLLGSEIATGDMISVLTRLGFAVNKADGKKLKVIVPSFREMDIEREIDLIEEIARISGYNRIAATMPNTAFTGKSVDREDRLRGKVREVLVGCGLNEVQCYSMVGPKEFERTGISLEKAVKVTNPLTIEGSIMRTNILPGLLNVAVHNQNRQVENILIYEIGKVFRGTEEKWSLGGLAVGSPFMSALDKGEVDYSFVKGIVETLMRDLGVEMPAVAESNSFLLQPGKGCEIKGLGIMGALHPTIRRNYELTKPAFFFELDLAALFKLVPAGKRYQQLPKFPSVSRDISMFVPAGLEHQKIAELIERTGGELVEDVFPFDKYKDSIAYRVVYRHPERTLTEEAVNAKHQEVVQALVNKLLVRIR, encoded by the coding sequence ATGCGCGTACCGATCGAGTGGCTAAAAGAGCTAGTTACCTTCCGGGCCGGGGCGGACCAGCTGGCGGAGATGCTGACCGCCGGCGGGTTGGAAACGGTCGCCTTACCGGACGAAGTGCTGGAGATCGACGTCCTGCCGAACCGGGCCGATGCCTGGAGCGTCAGGGGGATCGCCAGGGAGGTTTCCGCCCTGACGAAGTTCAAAATTAAAAGTTCAAAGTTTAAAGTTAAGGAAACATTCAACAAGAATATTAAAGGGGCAGTTAAAGTCGAGGTCCGGGATAAAGATCTCTGCCCACGCTACATGGCCCGGGTCATCGAGAACGTCAAGATCGGCGAATCGCCGGAATGGCTCAAAAAACGGCTGGAGCTTTCGGGCATCCGGCCGATCAATAACGTCGTTGACGTGACCAACTATCTCCTCCACGAGCTCGGCCAGCCGATGCACGCTTTTGACGCCGCGCTGGTCAAAGAGCAGTTCATTATCGTCCGCCGGGCGAACCCGGGCGAAAAGGTCGTTACTTTGGACGGCAAGGAACATAAGCTGGATAAGGACGTGCTGGTCATTGCCGATCCGGACAAGGCGATCGCCGTGGCCGGGACGATGGGGTGCGCCAACACCGAAGTCAGCGCCGCGACCAAAACGATCATTCTGGAATCGGCCTGCTTTGATCCGATCTCGGTCCACAAAACGTCCAAGCAGATCAAGACCCGGACCGAATCGTCGGTCCGTTTTGAGCACGGCGTCGATTGGCACGGGGTGGCGGAGGCGCTCGACCGCGGCGCGGCGCTGATCGCCGAGCTGGCCCGGGGCGACGTGCTCAAGGGTAAGATCGACACGGCCGGTAAGCCGCACAAGGCGCGCGCGCTCGAGCTCCGGCCGGAGCGGGTCAACAAGCTGCTGGGGAGCGAGATCGCGACCGGCGACATGATCAGCGTGCTGACGCGGCTCGGTTTCGCGGTCAATAAAGCGGACGGCAAAAAGTTGAAAGTTATTGTCCCGTCATTCCGGGAAATGGACATTGAACGGGAGATCGACCTGATCGAGGAGATCGCCCGGATCTCCGGCTACAACCGGATCGCCGCGACCATGCCGAATACCGCCTTCACGGGCAAAAGCGTCGATCGCGAGGACCGGCTCCGCGGCAAGGTTAGGGAGGTCCTGGTCGGCTGCGGGTTGAACGAAGTCCAGTGCTACAGCATGGTTGGCCCGAAAGAGTTCGAGCGGACCGGGATCTCTTTGGAAAAAGCGGTCAAGGTCACCAATCCCCTGACGATCGAGGGGAGCATCATGCGGACCAATATCCTCCCCGGTTTGCTTAACGTGGCCGTCCATAACCAGAACCGCCAGGTCGAGAACATTTTAATATATGAGATCGGCAAGGTCTTTCGGGGAACGGAAGAGAAATGGTCGTTGGGCGGTTTGGCGGTTGGCAGTCCGTTCATGTCGGCATTGGATAAGGGCGAAGTCGATTACTCCTTTGTTAAGGGGATCGTCGAAACGTTGATGAGGGATCTGGGGGTAGAAATGCCGGCCGTGGCGGAGTCGAACAGCTTTCTCTTGCAGCCGGGCAAGGGGTGCGAGATCAAAGGGCTGGGAATTATGGGGGCTTTGCACCCGACCATCCGGCGGAATTATGAATTGACCAAGCCGGCGTTCTTCTTTGAGCTCGATCTGGCAGCGTTGTTCAAGCTGGTCCCGGCCGGCAAGCGTTATCAACAGCTGCCGAAGTTCCCTTCCGTCAGCCGCGACATTTCGATGTTCGTCCCGGCCGGCCTTGAGCACCAGAAGATCGCTGAGCTGATCGAGCGGACCGGCGGCGAACTGGTCGAGGACGTTTTTCCCTTCGATAAATACAAAGACAGCATCGCTTACCGCGTCGTCTACCGCCATCCGGAGCGGACGCTGACCGAAGAAGCGGTCAACGCCAAGCACCAGGAAGTCGTCCAAGCGCTGGTCAATAAATTACTGGTCCGGATCAGGTAA
- the pheS gene encoding phenylalanine--tRNA ligase subunit alpha: MQEKVRQIKDEALRVINAAQTVSALEEARVRFTGKSSELLSLLKSLASLLPEERPRFGALVNETKNSIEAALSAKRATLQQSEQSQKIAAEKLDVSLPGKGIRRGRYHPLTQVMEEAKDIFIRLGFEIAEGPEIETEYYNFDGLNILPHHPARDMWSTLFVEGGQLLRTHTSPVQVRVMEKRKPPLAIIAPGRVYRRDYDATHSPVFQQLEGFLVNKDVTFGDLKGTLTEFLRQMFGKERNVRFRPSYFPFTEPSVEVDVEWEGRGWMEILGSGMIDPNVFKAVGYDPEKYSGFAFGMGIDRIAMLKYGIDNIHLMYENDLRFLEQF, translated from the coding sequence ATGCAAGAGAAAGTCCGGCAGATCAAGGACGAGGCGCTGCGCGTCATCAACGCGGCCCAGACCGTTAGCGCGCTGGAAGAGGCGCGGGTCCGCTTTACCGGCAAAAGCAGCGAACTGCTGAGCCTGCTCAAATCGCTCGCTTCGCTCCTGCCGGAAGAACGGCCCCGGTTCGGCGCCCTCGTCAACGAAACGAAGAACTCGATCGAAGCGGCCCTGAGCGCGAAAAGAGCCACCCTGCAGCAGTCGGAACAATCCCAAAAGATCGCCGCGGAAAAGCTCGACGTCTCCCTGCCGGGGAAGGGGATCCGCCGCGGCCGCTACCATCCGCTGACCCAGGTAATGGAAGAGGCGAAGGATATTTTTATCCGGCTCGGTTTTGAGATCGCCGAGGGGCCGGAGATCGAGACCGAGTATTATAACTTCGACGGTTTGAACATCCTGCCGCATCATCCCGCCCGCGACATGTGGTCGACCCTCTTTGTCGAAGGCGGCCAGCTGCTGCGGACGCACACCTCGCCGGTCCAGGTCCGGGTCATGGAGAAAAGGAAGCCGCCGCTGGCGATCATCGCGCCCGGCCGGGTCTACCGCCGCGATTACGACGCGACCCACTCGCCGGTCTTTCAACAGCTCGAGGGCTTCCTGGTCAATAAGGACGTGACGTTCGGCGACCTGAAAGGGACGCTGACCGAGTTCCTCCGCCAGATGTTCGGCAAGGAGCGGAACGTCCGCTTCCGGCCGAGCTATTTCCCGTTCACCGAGCCGTCGGTCGAGGTCGACGTCGAATGGGAAGGACGGGGCTGGATGGAGATCCTCGGTTCCGGCATGATCGACCCGAACGTCTTTAAGGCGGTCGGCTATGATCCCGAGAAATACTCGGGGTTCGCTTTCGGCATGGGGATCGACCGGATCGCCATGCTGAAATACGGGATCGATAATATCCATCTCATGTACGAGAACGACCTGAGATTCCTGGAGCAATTTTAA
- a CDS encoding chorismate-binding protein — translation MNCEIDFENTRRVFRNPRELIETRKLSELPACFARMEEASAKGLHLAGYLSYEAGYGFEPCLRHKDEFAFPLLCFGVFSRCQVTRQTVQSRRLPITADLNHSWPEYHANINKIREYIAAGDTYQITYCVKNKFSYAGPPYELYQALLGFQPVPYPAYIGHHEYQLLSLSPELFFHKKGRGIVTKPMKGTLLRDGSWHNDLFGKQWLSHDPKNRAENIMITDLLRNDLGRICRAGSVRTVKLYEVAKYRTVYQMTSTVQGELSDPAIPYYDLFKAIFPSGSVTGAPKIRAMEIIRELEPEERRIYTGAIGFISPEREMYFNVPIRTILLTRDSGPETIYRGEMGVGGGITHYSTPEGEYDECLVKSRFLTAAL, via the coding sequence TTGAACTGCGAGATCGACTTTGAGAACACGCGCCGGGTATTCCGCAATCCGCGGGAGCTGATCGAGACCCGCAAACTCTCCGAGCTCCCGGCCTGTTTTGCCCGGATGGAAGAAGCATCGGCCAAAGGTTTACATCTGGCCGGGTACCTTTCTTATGAGGCCGGTTACGGTTTCGAGCCGTGTTTGCGGCACAAGGACGAGTTCGCTTTCCCGCTCCTCTGTTTCGGCGTCTTTTCCCGCTGCCAGGTTACCCGCCAGACCGTCCAGTCCCGGCGCCTGCCGATCACGGCCGACCTCAACCATTCGTGGCCGGAATATCACGCCAATATTAACAAGATCAGAGAATACATCGCTGCCGGCGACACTTACCAGATCACTTACTGCGTCAAGAATAAATTCTCTTACGCCGGCCCCCCGTACGAGCTGTATCAGGCGCTGCTCGGGTTCCAGCCGGTGCCGTATCCCGCTTACATCGGGCACCACGAATACCAGCTCCTCTCCCTTTCGCCGGAGCTCTTTTTCCACAAAAAAGGGCGGGGGATCGTCACCAAACCGATGAAAGGGACGCTGCTGCGCGACGGGAGCTGGCACAATGACCTGTTCGGCAAGCAGTGGTTAAGCCATGATCCCAAGAACCGGGCGGAGAATATCATGATCACCGATCTCCTCCGCAACGACCTGGGGCGGATCTGCCGCGCCGGTTCGGTCCGGACGGTCAAACTTTACGAAGTCGCCAAATACCGGACCGTTTACCAGATGACTTCGACCGTGCAGGGCGAATTGAGCGACCCGGCGATCCCTTATTACGACCTTTTTAAGGCGATCTTCCCGTCCGGTTCGGTGACCGGCGCCCCCAAGATCCGGGCGATGGAGATCATCAGGGAATTGGAACCGGAAGAACGGCGGATCTACACCGGGGCGATCGGCTTTATCTCTCCCGAACGGGAAATGTACTTTAATGTTCCCATCCGGACGATCCTCTTGACCCGTGACTCGGGACCCGAGACCATTTATAGGGGCGAGATGGGGGTCGGCGGCGGAATAACGCATTACTCCACGCCCGAAGGCGAATACGACGAATGCCTCGTCAAATCCCGTTTTTTGACCGCCGCTTTGTGA
- a CDS encoding RNA methyltransferase, translating to MREAKAVLKLVKNLLEKRSARRKEGRFVVEGPHLVEEAGDKVECLVYCENLPVVKTLEDNGTPCYKISRQQFEEISGVETPQGVLAVVKEFGFSFRDLLKADKTLIVYCLGVQDPGNLGTIIRSADAFGATGVIVSKGTVDLYNPKVVRSSMGSLFHLPIITTEDDGETIKYLKEHKVKIIAADGSAKQDVSAVSLKGAVAILMGNEGAGLIKSIIEIADEAARIPMVGRAESLNVGMAASVLLYEALRQRSGDL from the coding sequence ATGCGTGAAGCCAAGGCGGTCCTTAAACTAGTTAAAAATTTGCTGGAAAAGCGGAGCGCTCGCCGAAAAGAGGGGCGGTTCGTTGTGGAAGGGCCGCACCTGGTGGAAGAGGCCGGCGACAAGGTCGAATGCCTGGTCTATTGCGAGAACCTGCCGGTCGTCAAAACGCTGGAAGATAACGGGACGCCGTGCTACAAGATCTCGCGCCAGCAGTTCGAGGAAATCTCCGGCGTGGAAACGCCGCAAGGCGTCCTGGCGGTCGTCAAGGAGTTCGGCTTCAGCTTCCGCGACCTGTTAAAAGCGGACAAAACGCTGATCGTCTACTGCCTCGGGGTCCAGGACCCGGGAAACCTGGGGACGATCATCCGCTCGGCTGACGCGTTCGGCGCCACCGGCGTCATCGTCTCCAAGGGGACGGTCGACCTGTATAACCCGAAAGTCGTCCGCTCCTCCATGGGTTCGCTTTTCCACCTGCCGATCATCACCACCGAAGATGATGGGGAGACGATCAAATACCTCAAGGAGCATAAAGTAAAGATTATTGCGGCTGATGGCTCAGCCAAGCAGGATGTTTCTGCCGTTAGTCTGAAGGGGGCTGTCGCGATCTTGATGGGGAATGAAGGGGCAGGGTTGATTAAAAGCATCATTGAGATAGCTGACGAAGCGGCGCGAATACCGATGGTTGGCAGAGCGGAATCGTTGAATGTGGGGATGGCCGCTTCCGTGTTATTATATGAAGCGCTAAGACAACGTAGCGGCGACCTTTAG